In Fusarium oxysporum f. sp. lycopersici 4287 chromosome 4, whole genome shotgun sequence, a genomic segment contains:
- a CDS encoding alpha,alpha-trehalose-phosphate synthase: MPGAVDENGQAAPGRLLLLSNRLPITIKRSEDGSYSFSMSSGGLVTGLSGLSKTTSFQWYGWPGLEVPDNEVEGMKQRLKDEYGAHPVFIDDELADRHYNGFSNSILWPLFHYHPGEITFDESAWAAYQEVNRLFAKTVIKDVQDGDLIWVHDYHLMLLPQMLREEIGESKKNVKIGFFLHTPFPSSEIYRILPVREALLTGLLDCDLIGFHTYDYARHFLSSCSRILECPTTPNGVDWNGRFVTVGAFPIGIDPDNFVEGLKKPKVQERIAALSRKFEGVKLVVGVDRLDYIKGVPQKLHALEVFLTEHPEWIGKIVLVQVAVPSRQDVEEYQNLRAVVNELVGRINGKFGTIEFMPIHFLHQSVTFDELTALYAVSDVCLVSSTRDGMNLVSYEYIATQQKNHGVMILSEFTGAAQSLNGSLIVNPWNTEELANALHDAVTMSPEQREANYKKLERYVFKYTSAWWGASFVSEMTRLSTEGSQPKTLRNVSGAVIGLEQKAQQAVADLEKKAEELLTIDEKKEADSQTEPSQ, from the exons ATGCCCGGTGCTGTCGATGAGAATGGCCAAGCTGCCCCAGGCCGCCTGTTGCTGCTCTCCAATCGATTGCCCATTACAATTAAGCGATCCGAGGATGGTAGCTATTCATTTTCCATGTCTTCTGGAGGTCTTGTCACGGGTCTCAGTGGTCTCAGCAAAACCACCAGCTTCCAGTGGTATGGTTGGCCAGGTCTCGAGGTCCCCGACAACGAAGTCGAGGGTATGAAGCAACGACTGAAAGACGAGTACGGCGCGCACCCGGTTTTTATCGACGATGAGCTTGCCGACAGACATTACAATGGGTTTTCTA ACTCAATTCTTTGGCCTCTCTTCCATTACCACCCTGGTGAGATTACATTCGACGAGTCCGCTTGGGCCGCATATCAAGAAGTCAACCGCCTCTTCGCCAAGACCGTTATCAAGGATGTGCAGGATGGTGACCTTATTTGGGTTCATGACTACCATCTGATGCTCCTCCCTCAAATGCTCCGTGAGGAGATTGGCGAATCGAAAAAGAATGTCAAGATtggcttcttcctccataCACCATTCCCTAGTAGTGAAATTTACAGGATCCTGCCTGTCAGAGAAGCACTCCTTACTGGACTTCTTGACTGCGACCTTATCGGATTCCATACATACGACTACGCTCGTCACTTCCTTAGTAGTTGCTCCCGCATTCTCGAGTGTCCCACGACCCCCAATGGTGTCGATTGGAATGGCCGTTTTGTGACAGTTGGCGCCTTCCCCATTGGAATCGATCCCGACAACTTCGTTGAAGGactgaagaagccaaaagtGCAGGAACGTATCGCTGCACTCAGCCGAAAGTTCGAAGGTGTCAAGCTCGTCGTTGGAGTCGATCGCTTAGATTACATCAAGGGTGTTCCTCAGAAACTGCACGCTCTCGAAGTGTTCCTGACTGAACATCCGGAATGGATTGGTAAAATCGTCCTGGTTCAGGTTGCTGTTCCTTCGCGACAAGACGTCGAAGAGTATCAGAATCTTCGTGCCGTGGTTAACGAACTGGTCGGCCGTATCAATGGAAAGTTTGGTACCATTGAGTTTATGCCCATTCACTTCCTCCATCAATCCGTCACTTTTGACGAGCTTACTGCCCTGTATGCCGTATCTGACGTCTGTTTGGTCTCATCCACTCGAGACGGTATGAACTTGGTGTCTTACGAATACATTGCGACACAACAGAAGAACCACGGCGTCATGATTCTGAGCGAATTCACAGGTGCTGCTCAATCACTCAATGGCAGTCTCATCGTCAATCCTTGGAACACAGAAGAGCTTGCCAATGCTTTACATGACGCCGTTACCATGAGCCCTGAACAACGTGAAGCCAActacaagaagctcgaaCGTTATGTTTTCAAGTATACAAGTGCTTGGTGGGGTGCTAGCTTTGTCTCTGAAATGACTCGTCTTAGCACTGAGGGTTCTCAGCCCAAGACTCTGCGCAACGTCTCTGGGGCTGTAATCGGACTGGAGCAGAAAGCTCAACAGGCTGtcgctgatcttgagaagaaagCCGAGGAACTATTAACTattgacgagaagaaggaagccgATTCACAGACAGAGCCTTCTCAATAA